DNA sequence from the Devosia lacusdianchii genome:
GGCAGGCGCCGCGTCACGAGGATTTTGGGTTTCTGGCTAGGCATCAGGTCCGCGGGCGAGGGCCGCTTGCATGTGGAAAACCCCACCCTTCAGCGACCATTAAGGATATGGCGCTAGTGATAGGGCAATTCCATTCCTTCTGCAAAGTCATGTTTGACGAGACCCGGCGCCGCGGCATCAGCCCTCATTTTCAAGTCTTTTTCCGCTGTCTCTGCTGGCTGCTGGTAGCCCTGACTCTGCTGGCGCCGCCGGCCTTTGCCCAATCGGACAACCCCAGCGGCCTGCCGCTGCCGCGCTTCGCCACCACCCGCTCCGAACCCATCAATGTGCGTGTCGGGCCCGGCACCAAATACGATGTCGCCTGGACCTATCTCAAATCCGGCATCCCGGTCGAAATCGTCCAGGAGTTCGACACCTGGCGCAAGATTCGCGATGTCGATGGCACCGAGGGCTGGGTGCATCAGAACCTGCTCTCCGGCGTGCGCGCCGGCTATGCCACCCCACTCATGGCCAATGGCGAGATTGCCCTGCGCGCCAGCCAGTCCGATGACGCAGCCCCGCGCGCTCGTCTTGGCGCCGGCTACAAGGTGACCATCAAGCAGTGCGACGGCACTTGGTGTGAAGTGACGGCGACCCACCAGGAGCAGAACCGCTCCTCCACCTATTCCGGCTATCTGCGCCAGGAAGAGCTCTGGGGCGTCTACCCCGACGAAGTGTTCGACTAGGTCCTACCCCATCTCTGCCAGGGCATTGCTCACCTGCCGGGCCACCCGCACAGCGTGGTCCTGCTTGGGGCAGGTGGCGCAATAGCGATCCGGGTCGATGAGGTAGTCGAGGCAGCACCCCTTGCGCTTGACGATCAGCAATTCCCGCCCATCCGGCACCGCCACGGCTTCGAGGTCGCCTTGCCCGGTCAGCCCCAGCACAGCCAGCCACCGATCCGAATAGGCGCGGAGTTCGTCCGGTCCCAGATCGTGCCGCTTCTGCCCCAACCAGACCATCAGCGTCAGCATGCGGTCGGCAAACAGCCGCCGCGCCGGTAGCGGCTTGAGTTTGACCAGGCTGTTGACCTCGATCAGCATCTGCGCCGCCATGGCCTTGAGCTGCTCGCCGGCAGTGTCGATCATTGTCTCCACCGGACCGCTGCTTTGCGGCCCCGGTGGCAGGCGATAGCCGTCGACATAGATGCCGCGCCGCCGCTGCGTGAGCCCTGCAAGGTCAGGCACACCGCCATGCAGGTGCGCGGCAATGACCGCCAGATAGGCCGGCTGCCAGATCAGGTTGGTCCACATCCGCACCGCCCAGAAAGCCGGCCCGGCCTTGGGATAGGTCGCGACAAGCGCGGCATGCAACTCAGCCAGAACAACGGAATTGTCGCCGCCGGTGCGATACCAGCCCGCACGTGCCGTGCCCGGCTCGCCCTTCATGAAGCCGGTGCGCTCCGCCGCCGTCGCGATGAGGCGCGTCGTCTGGGCATCGGCCTGGTCTTGCGGAAAGAGGAACGAGCGGGTCATGGCCGCTTCTAGCGCTCCCGCTGCCCGGAGGAAAGACCGCAGCATGACGGTCGAAACCGGGTCGCCGCCAGCCCCGCTTCAGCTCAATGTCGCGCGACGCAAAGGAGCCTCAGAAAATGCAAATCGAAACGCCCCGCCGCTTGCCCTCCGGTTTCGTGCGGCTGGGCTGGTCTACTCTGTCGGCCCAATCCGCCGAGCAGATCGGGCTGGCCGCGGCGCCACTGGCGGCGGTGCTGCTGCTCAATGCCGGCCCGGCCGAAACCGGACTGTTGCAGGCGGCGCAGACGCTGCCCTTCCTGCTCTTCGCCATTCCGGCGGGCCTCATCGTCGATCGCGCCTCGCGCAAGGGGCTGATGGCAGGCGCTGAATTGCTGCGCGCCGCAGCGCTCGCTTGCATCCTGCTGCTGGTTTTCTCGAGCACGTTGAGTTTGCCGCTGCTGGCCGCATTGGGCTTTGTCGGAGCCCTGGGCACGGTGTGCTTTACCGTAGCCGCCCCGGCGCTCGTTCCGGCCCTGGTCCCGCGGCCGCAGCTCACCCGCGCCAACCGCTGGCTCGAGCTGGCCCGTAGCGCAGCCTTCGTCGCCGGCGCGCCGATTGGTGGCGCCATTGTCGGTTGGGCCGGAGTTCCGCTCGCCTATGCCCTGGCGACAGCGCTTGCCCTGATGGCCGCCGGCCTTCTTGTCGGCATTGCTGAGCCGTCGCGCGAGCTGCCGCCGCCGCGCCATCCCTTGCATGATCTGCGCGAGGGCCTGCAGTTCGTCTCGCGGCACGCCTTGCTGCGCCCCATCGTCATGACCGCCATCGTCTTCAACGTGTCCTGGTTTGTCCTGCAGGCCGTGTTCGTTGCCTATGCCGTGCGCGATCTGGGCGTCGGCGCCACGGGTGTTGGCCTGATCCTGGGCACCTATGGCCTCGGCATGTTCGTCGGCGCCAGCGCCGTGCCCCTGATCGAGCGATACATGCCTCTGGGCGCCATGATCGTCATCGGACCATTCTGCGGTCTGCTGGGAGCGAGCCTGCTGCTGCTGACGCTTTGGATACCAAGCGGCTTCCTGGCTGCGGCGGGCTATTTTCTGTTTGGCTGCGGACCGATGATCTGGACCATCACCACGATCTCGCTGCGTCAGTCAGTGACGCCGCAAACCATGCTTGGTCGCGTGTCGGCCCTGGTCACAACGGGTACGACCGGCGCCGCTCCGGTCGGTGCGCTGCTGGGCGCGTTCCTCGCGGCGCATTGGGGCGTTGCCGCCTGTCTTGCCGTAGCGGTTGTCGGCTTTGCCGGGCAGTTTGCCATCATTGCCGCGTCGCGTGTCCCGCAACTCGAGGCCTTGCCGGAACCCGCCTGAGCGAAAAAAAGGCCGCCGGATCGCTCCGGCGGCCTGGTGTTTAGGCCTTGAGGATCTTGAAGCGGTAGAGCAACCCCCCGATCGCGCCGCCGACCAGTGGCGCCACGATGAAGAGCCACAGCTGCGCCAGCGCATTGCCGCCGACCAGCACGGCCGGGCCGAAGCTGCGCGCCGGATTGACCGATACGCCGGTGACCTGGATGCCGACCAGGTGGATGGCGACCAGGGTCAGGCCGATGGCGAGGCCGGCAAAGCCCGGCGAGGACTTCTCGCCGGTCGATCCCAGGATCACCACGACGAAGATGGCAGTGAAGACGATCTCGAAGATCAGTGCCGCGACCATCGTGTAGCCGCCGCCATAGCCTTCGCCCCAGCCATTGACGCCAAGGCCGCTGGCATTGCTGCCGGCAATGGCCAGCAGGATAAGCGCGCCGGCCAGCGCACCGGCAAACTGGGCGATCCAGTATTGGATCATCTCGCTTGCCGACATGCGGTTATCGAGAAAGGCGCCCAGGCTCACCGCCGGGTTGATGTGGCAGCCCGAAATCGGGCCGATGCCATAGGCCATGGCGACGATGGCGAGGCCGAAAGCCAGTGAAAAACCGACCTGGCCGATGGCATCGCCGCCAAGCACGACCGAGCCGCAGCCAAACAATACCAGCACCGCCGTGCCGATGAACTCCGCGATTAATTTGTTCATGACGCTCAAAACTCCAAAGAGGCTTCCCCAAGCGTCCGAATCAGACGCCAGCAAAGTCATCCTTCCTGCGGCGACTCGCCGCAGGCAAGGGCTCAGAGTCCTGAGAGCACAGAGTTTTAGGCGGCGGCGCGGGCCGCTTCGATGGTCTTGCGCACCGCCTCGACATCGGTGAGCGTGATTTCATACTCGCGCTCGATGGCGGTACCGCCCATGCCGACATGCGGGTTGCGGAAATCCATGCCGCTCTTGATGGTCTTGAGCGCAGCGAAGTGCATCTCGTCGACGCCGGTGGCCGTGCGCACTCGAGCAATATTATCGGCATCGAGTGCGCCG
Encoded proteins:
- a CDS encoding siderophore ferric iron reductase, translating into MTRSFLFPQDQADAQTTRLIATAAERTGFMKGEPGTARAGWYRTGGDNSVVLAELHAALVATYPKAGPAFWAVRMWTNLIWQPAYLAVIAAHLHGGVPDLAGLTQRRRGIYVDGYRLPPGPQSSGPVETMIDTAGEQLKAMAAQMLIEVNSLVKLKPLPARRLFADRMLTLMVWLGQKRHDLGPDELRAYSDRWLAVLGLTGQGDLEAVAVPDGRELLIVKRKGCCLDYLIDPDRYCATCPKQDHAVRVARQVSNALAEMG
- a CDS encoding MFS transporter → MQIETPRRLPSGFVRLGWSTLSAQSAEQIGLAAAPLAAVLLLNAGPAETGLLQAAQTLPFLLFAIPAGLIVDRASRKGLMAGAELLRAAALACILLLVFSSTLSLPLLAALGFVGALGTVCFTVAAPALVPALVPRPQLTRANRWLELARSAAFVAGAPIGGAIVGWAGVPLAYALATALALMAAGLLVGIAEPSRELPPPRHPLHDLREGLQFVSRHALLRPIVMTAIVFNVSWFVLQAVFVAYAVRDLGVGATGVGLILGTYGLGMFVGASAVPLIERYMPLGAMIVIGPFCGLLGASLLLLTLWIPSGFLAAAGYFLFGCGPMIWTITTISLRQSVTPQTMLGRVSALVTTGTTGAAPVGALLGAFLAAHWGVAACLAVAVVGFAGQFAIIAASRVPQLEALPEPA
- a CDS encoding SH3 domain-containing protein; this encodes MFDETRRRGISPHFQVFFRCLCWLLVALTLLAPPAFAQSDNPSGLPLPRFATTRSEPINVRVGPGTKYDVAWTYLKSGIPVEIVQEFDTWRKIRDVDGTEGWVHQNLLSGVRAGYATPLMANGEIALRASQSDDAAPRARLGAGYKVTIKQCDGTWCEVTATHQEQNRSSTYSGYLRQEELWGVYPDEVFD
- a CDS encoding aquaporin, yielding MNKLIAEFIGTAVLVLFGCGSVVLGGDAIGQVGFSLAFGLAIVAMAYGIGPISGCHINPAVSLGAFLDNRMSASEMIQYWIAQFAGALAGALILLAIAGSNASGLGVNGWGEGYGGGYTMVAALIFEIVFTAIFVVVILGSTGEKSSPGFAGLAIGLTLVAIHLVGIQVTGVSVNPARSFGPAVLVGGNALAQLWLFIVAPLVGGAIGGLLYRFKILKA